The Phycisphaeraceae bacterium genome segment GCAGGTCGCCGCCCTGCTGCGCGCCGGCGCCGCGGTTGATCACGCCGACGAATTGGGCCGCACCGCGCTGATTCACGCCGCGGGCGCGTCGCACGACGATGCCGCCGCGCGGGTCGTGCTTCTGCTCGACGCCGGGGCGTCCATTCACCACCGCGACCTCGGCGGGCTCGATGCGCTGATGCACGCCGCCCGGCGCGGGAGCGCGGCCAGCGTCCAGACCCTGTTGTCACGCGGCGCCAACGCGGGGGCGCGGGGCGAGAAGGGCGAATCCGCTCTCATGTTCGCGGCGGGTCGATCAGACCGCGCGGCGGAAGGAATGGTCGAACTGCTCGCCCCCGTCGATCCCCGCATCAACGACGCCGACGAGCGCGGTATGACCGCCCTGCAGTACGCGGCGCGGCATGGCACGGTCGCGGGCATCCGGACCATCGTCGCTCGCGGCGGCGCCGTCAACGCGCGCGACCGGCTGGAACGCACGCCCCTCATGCACGCCGCCATGTCGGGGCGCCTCGAGCACGTCGAGGCGCTCCTGGCTGCCGGGGCCGATGCCGCGATCACCGACAAACAGGGACGCACCGCGCTGGATCACGCCCGTTCGCTCGGCGTGCGCGGCGAGCCGGTGGTCGCGCGGCTTTCGCGGGTCCGGTGAAGGAGATCGACCGTGCTGTTCTCCCGCCGCGCCGTTCGATTGAAGCCCCGCTTCCACCGCGTGATGCTCCTCGCCGCGCCGATGGCGCTGCTGTTCGGCTGCTCCAGCGGCGCGTCGCAGCGGGGGGTGCTTCGCGTGACGGACGCCGTCTCCGGCGCGCCCGTGGCGGGGGCGCGCGTCGAAGCGCTTGCCATGGAGTTCTTCCTGCCCGTGGATCCCTTTCCCACGCTCGACCCCGCCAGTCACCCACCCTCGCGGGTGATGACGACGAACGACGGCGCCGCGACGCTCCGTCTCCCCGCCGACCTGCCGGTCCGGTTGACG includes the following:
- a CDS encoding carboxypeptidase regulatory-like domain-containing protein, encoding MLFSRRAVRLKPRFHRVMLLAAPMALLFGCSSGASQRGVLRVTDAVSGAPVAGARVEALAMEFFLPVDPFPTLDPASHPPSRVMTTNDGAATLRLPADLPVRLTVEAAGYERLQAIIEPSRRRGPTGAAPRWWISGVTHTPPVGATAPIPRLAVEILPP